A region of Thermococcus barossii DNA encodes the following proteins:
- a CDS encoding M20/M25/M40 family metallo-hydrolase — MKTERAKEILLQLLKIPSPSGQEDRIMLHIMEFLHRLDYDVRIESDGEIIDLVVNPDADLFYEVHVDTIPIRAEPFVRGNIIYGTGSSDIKGGAAAILLMLENLRREGKELNVGIVFVSDEELGGRGSALFMERYKPKMAVVLEPTDLEVHIAHAGNIEAYFEVDGKEAHGACPESGVNAIEETYKMLEEMKKLEPFKARGEFFDPHIGIQELVCENPVYLIPALCRGRLEARLLPEQEVEDILDLLDPIFDEYTLKYEYTEIWDGYRLEPDEEIVQLARKAMDVTDIDEFGGMRSWTDAINFMYNGTRTIVFGPGNLDISHTKNEHIDVRDVVTASEFLKALNEIYGKSG; from the coding sequence ATGAAGACCGAGAGAGCGAAGGAGATACTCCTCCAGCTTTTGAAGATACCTTCTCCATCTGGCCAGGAGGACAGGATAATGCTCCACATCATGGAGTTCCTGCACAGGCTCGACTACGACGTGAGGATAGAGAGCGACGGCGAGATAATAGACCTTGTTGTAAACCCCGACGCTGACCTCTTCTACGAGGTGCACGTGGACACAATACCCATCCGCGCCGAGCCCTTCGTGAGGGGCAACATAATCTATGGAACTGGTTCGAGCGACATAAAGGGCGGGGCGGCGGCAATACTCCTCATGCTGGAGAACCTCCGCAGGGAAGGGAAGGAACTCAACGTCGGCATAGTCTTCGTCAGCGACGAGGAGCTGGGCGGCCGCGGGAGTGCGCTCTTCATGGAGAGGTATAAACCAAAGATGGCGGTAGTGCTTGAGCCGACCGACCTAGAGGTCCACATAGCCCACGCGGGCAACATCGAGGCCTACTTCGAGGTGGACGGTAAAGAGGCCCACGGAGCGTGCCCCGAGAGCGGGGTGAACGCGATAGAGGAGACCTACAAGATGCTGGAGGAGATGAAGAAACTCGAGCCCTTCAAGGCCCGGGGCGAGTTCTTCGACCCGCACATCGGAATCCAGGAGCTGGTCTGCGAGAACCCGGTCTACCTGATCCCCGCCCTCTGCAGGGGAAGGCTTGAGGCGAGACTTTTACCAGAGCAGGAGGTAGAGGACATACTCGACCTGCTCGACCCGATATTCGACGAGTACACGCTGAAGTACGAGTACACCGAGATATGGGACGGCTACCGGCTGGAGCCGGACGAGGAGATAGTCCAGCTCGCCAGGAAGGCGATGGATGTTACCGACATAGACGAGTTCGGCGGGATGAGGAGCTGGACCGATGCCATAAACTTCATGTACAACGGAACCAGAACCATAGTCTTCGGCCCCGGCAACCTCGACATCTCTCACACCAAGAACGAGCACATCGACGTGAGGGACGTGGTTACCGCCAGCGAGTTCCTGAAGGCGCTGAACGAGATTTATGGAAAGAGCGGGTGA
- a CDS encoding iron-containing alcohol dehydrogenase encodes MFWLKTKIIEGEGSLRRLSKEARGYERVLILSSRSMKRHGFLKEAEDYVRGVGAEVFSIAGLPAEPSVEVIEEFLPKVKDFEPDLLIALGGGSVIDTTKALKVFYDAPELNFEEIAFIDRFSKPKPVPKLRTKLIAIPSTSGAGSEVSGASVLKKGDVKYNIVTPEIAPDVAILDPRLPRTMPAEVARNSGLDVLVHGIEAYTTKVANPFSDAMAIKAIKTVYKWLPLSVKGDDEARARVHYAATMAGIAFLNARLGLCHAMSHKAAWIGPHGLLNAIFLPYVMEFNMERSDYARKRYAEIARELGFSTAKDLVEVVRELNGMLGVPELGELVDDETFVSRVEEMAEKAYRDGLVAFNPVEPKQEEIRELYLRAYRGE; translated from the coding sequence ATGTTCTGGCTGAAAACCAAAATCATCGAGGGTGAGGGAAGCCTGCGAAGGCTCTCAAAGGAGGCCAGAGGGTACGAGCGCGTTCTCATACTCTCTTCACGCTCGATGAAGAGGCACGGCTTCCTGAAGGAGGCCGAGGACTACGTAAGAGGGGTCGGGGCGGAGGTCTTTTCGATAGCTGGACTTCCAGCGGAGCCGAGCGTTGAGGTCATAGAGGAGTTCCTTCCGAAGGTGAAGGATTTCGAGCCCGATCTGCTGATAGCCCTCGGCGGCGGAAGCGTGATAGACACGACCAAAGCGTTGAAGGTCTTCTACGACGCTCCCGAGCTGAACTTTGAGGAGATAGCCTTCATAGATCGCTTTTCAAAGCCCAAGCCCGTTCCCAAGCTCAGAACAAAGCTCATAGCGATTCCCTCGACGAGTGGAGCTGGAAGCGAGGTATCCGGGGCGAGCGTCCTGAAGAAGGGCGACGTTAAGTACAACATCGTGACCCCGGAGATAGCGCCCGACGTTGCCATACTTGACCCGCGACTGCCGAGGACTATGCCGGCAGAGGTGGCACGCAATTCCGGCCTTGACGTCCTCGTTCATGGAATAGAAGCCTACACGACAAAGGTGGCGAATCCATTCAGCGACGCCATGGCGATTAAGGCGATAAAGACCGTCTATAAGTGGCTGCCGCTCTCGGTGAAGGGCGATGACGAGGCAAGGGCGAGGGTTCACTACGCAGCAACGATGGCAGGTATAGCGTTTCTCAACGCACGCCTCGGTCTTTGTCATGCCATGAGCCACAAGGCGGCGTGGATTGGCCCGCATGGACTCCTCAACGCGATATTCCTGCCCTACGTCATGGAGTTCAACATGGAGCGCAGTGATTATGCAAGGAAACGCTACGCGGAGATAGCGAGGGAGCTTGGCTTCTCGACGGCCAAAGACCTCGTGGAGGTAGTACGGGAGCTCAACGGGATGCTCGGTGTCCCGGAGCTGGGTGAACTGGTGGACGATGAAACTTTCGTGAGCCGGGTCGAGGAGATGGCCGAGAAGGCCTACCGCGACGGGCTCGTTGCCTTCAACCCCGTCGAGCCAAAGCAGGAGGAGATACGGGAGCTCTACCTGAGGGCCTACAGGGGAGAATAA
- a CDS encoding DEAD/DEAH box helicase has translation MHPLLRKAIKERFGRLNRLQQDAFREVSSGKGVLIIAPTGSGKTEAAVLPVFNEILEGGLKPISALYIAPLKALNRDLLERLELWGEKLGITVEVRHGDTSAYRKAKQTKNPPQMLIITPETLGVILTVKSLRKHLENVKFVIVDEIAELVDNKRGAQLLLNLERLAEIADFRRIGMTATVGNEEEVRAWLKADVIVKPNWRKNYRFHVLYPRPDGRDLDLARELSVSPEIAARLRALWGVVEEHGKALIFTNTRQFAEILAHRLKAWGKPVEVHHGSLSREARIKAEKALKEGRIKALICTSSMELGIDIGDVDVVIQYMSPRQVNRLVQRVGRAKHRIGEVSEGYVIATNVEDYLQSLVIAKHSLEGRFEAVEPMGGLDVLAHFVVGLLIEYKRLPRERPYEIARRAYVYRNLSWEDYLDVLGVLEDARLMGYDEEKNLLYLRRGAFQYYYENLSTIPDEVSWRVFDSKSGHVIGRLDESFVMDLEEGMEFVMNGRSWIVLKIDDEARLLKVRESKSLESAIPSWEGEMIPVPFGVALDVGRLKRELAFDFKKAKGLLEGVEFSEEELRRAFDEIRGEPFSTDRDIVVESTPEALVIHADFGNRANEALGRLVHSLLILRYGRVFSVRSQGHAVVFKTPFQLNPEEVKRYLYQEPESLEFIVSRALRDSHAYRWRMTNVAKRFGALRRDAKIRKVERLFEGTVIERETLNELYHDKVDVKKGELVLEMLKRGTMRVKTVLRKEPSTLARLNMTVGGEFLLSGTLERDEVLELFRKRLLDHEVVLVCTNCGWSAKTRVARLQNIELRQCPRCGSKMLAVAHPIDAEEFLPVLEKVRHGKPLERREERTYRKLLKAADLVDSYGFEAILALASYGTGPDTAARLLAQYRGEALLVALMERERQFIRTRRFWMDRKEKEEGGEQGS, from the coding sequence ATGCACCCCCTCCTCAGAAAGGCCATCAAAGAGCGCTTCGGAAGGCTCAACAGGCTCCAGCAGGACGCGTTCAGGGAGGTTAGCTCCGGAAAGGGCGTCCTGATAATAGCCCCCACCGGCTCGGGGAAGACTGAGGCAGCTGTTCTGCCCGTCTTCAATGAAATCCTTGAAGGGGGACTTAAACCAATTTCTGCACTCTACATCGCACCGCTCAAGGCCCTCAACAGGGATCTGCTCGAGAGGCTTGAATTGTGGGGAGAGAAACTTGGAATAACCGTCGAGGTGAGGCACGGCGACACCTCAGCCTACAGGAAGGCAAAGCAGACGAAGAATCCCCCACAGATGCTCATAATCACCCCCGAAACGCTGGGGGTTATCCTGACGGTCAAATCCCTCAGGAAGCACCTGGAGAACGTGAAGTTCGTCATCGTCGACGAGATAGCGGAGCTGGTGGACAACAAAAGGGGAGCACAGCTCCTCTTAAACCTTGAAAGGCTCGCCGAAATTGCCGACTTCAGGAGAATAGGCATGACAGCAACGGTAGGCAACGAGGAGGAAGTGAGGGCGTGGCTGAAGGCGGACGTCATAGTCAAGCCGAACTGGAGGAAGAACTACCGCTTCCACGTTCTCTACCCGAGGCCAGATGGGAGGGACCTCGACCTCGCCCGGGAGCTGAGCGTCTCGCCCGAGATAGCGGCGAGGCTGAGGGCCCTGTGGGGAGTCGTCGAGGAGCACGGGAAAGCTTTGATATTCACCAACACGCGGCAGTTCGCAGAGATTCTGGCGCACCGCCTCAAGGCCTGGGGGAAGCCCGTTGAGGTTCACCACGGCTCGCTTTCGAGGGAAGCCAGAATTAAGGCCGAAAAGGCCCTCAAGGAGGGCAGAATTAAAGCGCTGATCTGCACGTCCTCTATGGAGCTGGGCATAGACATAGGCGACGTTGACGTTGTAATCCAGTACATGAGCCCGCGCCAGGTGAACAGGCTCGTCCAGCGCGTCGGGAGGGCAAAGCACCGGATAGGCGAGGTGAGCGAGGGTTACGTCATAGCGACGAACGTCGAGGACTACCTCCAGAGCCTCGTCATAGCGAAACACTCCCTCGAAGGCCGTTTTGAGGCGGTCGAGCCGATGGGCGGGCTGGACGTTCTGGCCCACTTCGTTGTCGGCCTGCTCATCGAGTACAAACGCCTCCCTCGTGAAAGGCCCTACGAGATAGCGAGGAGGGCCTACGTTTACCGGAATCTAAGCTGGGAGGACTACCTCGACGTCTTGGGAGTTCTAGAGGACGCGAGACTCATGGGCTACGACGAGGAGAAAAACCTTCTCTATCTCCGCCGCGGCGCGTTCCAGTACTACTACGAGAACCTCTCCACGATACCGGACGAGGTTTCCTGGAGGGTTTTCGATTCCAAGAGCGGACACGTCATTGGAAGGCTCGATGAGAGCTTCGTGATGGACCTGGAGGAGGGCATGGAGTTCGTCATGAACGGCCGGAGCTGGATCGTGCTTAAAATCGACGACGAGGCGAGGCTTTTGAAGGTCCGCGAGAGCAAGAGCCTGGAGAGCGCGATACCGAGCTGGGAGGGCGAGATGATCCCCGTTCCCTTTGGAGTGGCCCTCGACGTCGGCAGGCTGAAGAGGGAGCTGGCCTTTGACTTCAAGAAGGCGAAGGGGCTCCTTGAAGGGGTGGAGTTCAGCGAGGAGGAGCTGAGGAGGGCGTTTGACGAGATCAGGGGCGAGCCCTTCTCCACCGACCGCGACATCGTCGTCGAGAGCACGCCGGAAGCGCTGGTAATCCACGCGGACTTTGGAAACAGGGCAAACGAGGCCCTCGGGCGGCTCGTTCACTCGCTCCTCATCCTGCGCTACGGCAGGGTCTTCTCCGTGAGGAGCCAGGGGCATGCGGTGGTCTTCAAGACGCCCTTCCAGCTGAACCCTGAGGAGGTGAAGCGCTACCTCTACCAAGAGCCGGAAAGCCTTGAGTTCATAGTCTCCCGCGCTCTGAGGGATTCCCACGCCTACCGGTGGAGAATGACGAACGTGGCGAAGCGGTTCGGGGCTTTGCGAAGGGACGCGAAGATAAGGAAGGTCGAGAGGCTCTTCGAGGGAACGGTGATTGAGCGCGAGACCTTGAACGAGCTGTACCACGACAAGGTTGACGTGAAGAAGGGCGAGCTCGTCCTTGAGATGCTCAAAAGGGGCACGATGAGGGTGAAAACGGTTCTCAGGAAAGAGCCCTCGACCTTGGCCAGGCTGAACATGACCGTCGGCGGCGAGTTCCTGCTGAGCGGGACGCTGGAGAGGGACGAGGTACTTGAGCTCTTCAGGAAGAGACTGCTCGACCACGAGGTCGTTTTAGTGTGCACCAACTGCGGGTGGAGCGCGAAGACGAGGGTGGCGAGGCTTCAAAACATAGAGCTCAGACAGTGCCCGCGCTGCGGCTCGAAGATGCTCGCGGTTGCGCATCCGATAGATGCGGAGGAGTTTCTGCCGGTTCTTGAGAAGGTTCGCCATGGGAAGCCGCTGGAGAGGAGGGAGGAGAGGACGTACAGAAAGCTGCTGAAAGCTGCAGACCTCGTGGACTCCTACGGCTTCGAGGCGATTTTAGCTTTGGCGAGCTACGGAACCGGGCCAGACACGGCGGCAAGGCTTCTGGCGCAGTACCGGGGCGAGGCACTCCTCGTCGCACTCATGGAGCGTGAGAGGCAGTTCATAAGGACGAGGCGCTTCTGGATGGATAGGAAGGAGAAGGAAGAGGGTGGGGAACAGGGTTCATGA
- a CDS encoding MFS transporter, whose protein sequence is MEVTRNTETYDMAYAKRAMLVVVILPLLVMYTEAMLTPALPTIQKEFGINPNDVSWVLTIYLLVGTVSAAILGKLGDMYGKKKIFLVALGFYTLGVILNGFAPSFEWLLFSRAIQGLGMAIFPLAFSLVREEFPPEMVPQVQGMISAMFGVGMVIALPLGAYVTQNFGWRWTYHSAAPFAVIMFILAWRILRESRYVNPGKLDWPGALFLVWAVVPALVAVTRAPNVGWQAGQTLALFGVSIVGVVLLYLWEKRADNPLIPLDIISSRNPAIVNLGIMFAAFGISMMSQANTYIFQMKPPYGFGKTILESGLLMTPMAGVMLVIAPLAGKLMPRVGAKPLAVTGALTASAGLALLSQYATQLSLTQFVALITVVGAGITLMNVSFINVLVFSVPPRVMGVATGANSLFRNFGSTWGPAIAGTVMSTYYILVHIPGVPVPIKIPTEKAYEVLFGTSALVYLFLALLSLAIVEVMKGGKIHEVENGGEKEITVG, encoded by the coding sequence GTGGAGGTCACGAGGAATACCGAGACCTACGATATGGCCTATGCAAAGCGGGCGATGCTGGTGGTCGTTATCCTGCCGCTTCTCGTCATGTACACGGAGGCGATGCTGACCCCCGCACTGCCGACGATACAGAAGGAGTTCGGAATAAACCCCAACGACGTAAGCTGGGTGCTGACGATATACCTCCTCGTCGGGACTGTGAGCGCGGCAATCCTCGGCAAGCTCGGGGATATGTACGGCAAGAAGAAGATTTTCCTCGTCGCTCTGGGCTTCTACACGCTCGGGGTTATACTCAACGGCTTTGCGCCGAGCTTCGAGTGGCTCCTCTTCAGCAGGGCAATCCAGGGCCTCGGCATGGCAATATTCCCGCTCGCCTTCAGCCTCGTCCGCGAGGAGTTCCCGCCCGAGATGGTGCCCCAGGTTCAGGGAATGATAAGCGCGATGTTCGGTGTCGGTATGGTTATCGCTCTTCCCCTTGGCGCGTACGTAACCCAGAACTTCGGCTGGCGCTGGACATACCACTCGGCGGCACCGTTTGCTGTCATCATGTTCATCCTTGCGTGGAGAATCCTCCGCGAGAGCCGCTACGTGAACCCCGGAAAGCTCGACTGGCCTGGTGCACTCTTCCTGGTCTGGGCTGTTGTTCCCGCCCTGGTTGCCGTTACGCGCGCCCCGAACGTTGGCTGGCAGGCGGGGCAGACGCTTGCGCTCTTCGGGGTGTCCATTGTTGGGGTCGTCCTCCTCTACCTCTGGGAGAAGCGGGCGGACAATCCGTTGATTCCGCTCGACATAATATCCTCCCGGAACCCAGCGATAGTGAACCTCGGCATAATGTTCGCGGCCTTTGGAATCTCGATGATGAGCCAAGCTAACACCTACATCTTTCAGATGAAGCCGCCCTACGGCTTCGGCAAGACCATACTCGAAAGCGGCCTGCTCATGACTCCCATGGCCGGCGTTATGCTGGTCATAGCGCCGCTCGCCGGCAAACTGATGCCCCGGGTGGGCGCAAAGCCCCTCGCGGTAACCGGTGCCCTGACGGCAAGCGCCGGTCTGGCGTTGCTCTCCCAGTACGCCACGCAGCTATCCCTCACCCAGTTCGTGGCCCTCATAACGGTCGTTGGGGCCGGAATAACCCTGATGAACGTCTCCTTCATCAACGTGCTGGTGTTCTCGGTCCCGCCGAGGGTCATGGGAGTGGCGACCGGAGCGAACAGCCTGTTCAGAAACTTCGGCTCCACCTGGGGGCCGGCCATAGCGGGAACCGTCATGAGCACCTACTACATACTCGTGCACATTCCCGGGGTGCCGGTGCCGATAAAGATACCGACGGAGAAGGCCTACGAGGTGCTTTTCGGCACTTCGGCGCTCGTCTACCTCTTCCTCGCCCTTCTGAGCCTTGCCATCGTCGAGGTCATGAAGGGCGGGAAGATACACGAGGTTGAAAACGGTGGAGAAAAGGAGATAACCGTTGGCTGA